A stretch of DNA from Yoonia sp. BS5-3:
GCAGCGTCGATCTGCATGCCAGCCGATTGCCCTTCAAGAACGGGTGGTCGCAAAAGCGGCAAGTTTCCTTTTTGGGTGATCTCTAGATATTCCACCACGGCGGACATTGCGGCGATTTCTGGTCGGCCAAATTTGCCAAATGCATCGAGCGAACCGATTTTGTAGAGATTGCAAAGGCGCTTTTCGCCAGCAGAACTGTCAAATGCGGCGGCTCCCAAAGTGGTCATTGTGGCGCCGGAATCAGATACTAACCCGGCCCAATCAGCCTCTGATCCATCGACAACAATCAGCTCTTTTGGGGTCAATCGGGCCAATTCAGGGCCTAGCATGGTCCCGGGGCACGTCATGACGTGAAACGCACCGGTTGAAATATCGACCCAAGCTAACGCACCCTGATCGCGCACGACATGATAAGCCGCCAGGAAATTATGCCGGCGCGCGTCCAACAGTGAATCCTCGGTCAAAGTGCCGGGGGTGACCAGGCGGACAACTTCGCGTTTCACAACGGCCTTATATCCGCGTTTCTTCGCTTCGGCTGGGCTTTCCATCTGTTCGCAAACAGCAACGCGAAAGCCCTTACGGATAAGCGTCAGAAAATACCCCTCAGCCGCATGATGCGGGACGCCGCACATTGGAATTTCATTGCCCTCATGCTTGCCGCGCTTTGTCAGCGCGATATCCAACGCTTCGGCAGCTGCGACGGCATCGTCAAAGAACATCTCGTAGAAATCGCCCATACGATAAAACAGCAGCGCATCCGGGTGCGCTGCTTTGATTTCAAGATATTGTGCCATCATGGGCGTGACATTGGATTTAGCGGTACTCATGCATCCCCCCGGATCATCAGTGGCACATTAACAGGCCATGAAAGACGCGACACCCCGAAATGAATACGTTGCGAGCGGTACACCGAAACCGTTATGTCTGGGGTCGCAACCTTGGGGGGACACGATGCCGAAGACGAAACTGACGCGTGAAGACGCACTGCAATTCCATATGCACCCTGCCCCGGGCAAATGGGAAATCCAAGCGACAGTTCCGATGACAACCCAGCGCGATTTGTCATTGGCCTATTCCCCAGGCGTCGCCATCCCGTGCGAGGAAATCGCCGCCGACCCTGCAACGGCTTATGATTACACCAACAAGGGAAATCTGGTCGCCGTGATCTCAAACGGGACGGCGGTTTTGGGGCTTGGCAATCTTGGCGCGCTCGGCGGTAAGCCGGTAATGGAAGGAAAATCCGTCCTTTTTAAGCGTTTTGCGGATGTAAATTCGATTGATATCGAACTGGACACCGAAGACCCCGAAGAGTTCATCAAAGCGGTCCGTCTTATGGGCCCAACCTTTGGGGGGATTAACCTCGAAGATATCAAAGCGCCGGAATGTTTCATCATTGAACAAACCTTGAAAGAGCAGATGGACATCCCCGTGTTTCACGATGACCAGCACGGGACGGCGGTGATCTGTGCGGCGGGTCTGCTGAACGCGCTACACTTGTCGGGTAAGAAAATCGAAGACGTCAAAATCGTGCTCAACGGCGCCGGTGCGGCGGGGATTGCGTGTCTTGAACTGCTCAAGGCGATGGGCGCCAAGCATGACAATTGCATCATGTGCGACACGAAGGGCGTCATCTACCAAGGTCGAACCGAAGGGATGAACCAATGGAAATCGGCCCATGCGGCAAACACCAAGGCGCGTAGTCTCGATGACGCAATCAAAGGGTGCGATGTCTTTCTAGGGGTCAGTGCAAAGGGGGCGGTGACTCAGGAAATGGTGTCTAACATGGCCCAAAACCCTGTTATTTTTGCCATGGCGAACCCCGATCCGGAAATCACGCCCGAGGATGCACATGCCGTCCGCGAAGACGCGATCGTGGCCACAGGGCGCAGCGACTACCCCAATCAGGTCAACAACGTGCTGGGCTTCCCCTACTTGTTCCGGGGTGCGCTCGACATCCATGCACGCGCCATCAATGACGAAATGAAAATCGCCTGCGCCGAAGCTTTGGCCGCCCTCGCCCGCGAAGACGTGCCGGATGAGGTCGCAATGGCCTACGGCAAAAAACTGAGCTTCGGGCGCGATTACATTATTCCCACGCCTTTCGATCCTCGGCTTATCCACCGGATCCCGACAGCAGTTGCACAGGCGGGAATGAAAACTGGTGTCGCGCGGCGGCCCATTGTCGATATCGAAGCGTATGAGGCGAACCTCAAATCGCGGATGGATCCGACGCAATCGATCCTGCGCAGTTTGAATGCACGGGCGCGGGCCAACCAGTCGAAACTCGTCTTCGCAGAAGGGGATGATCCGCGCGTCTTGCGGGCTGCTGTGCTTTATCAACGCTCAGGCATGGGTAAGGCGTTGATTGTCGGACGTGATGAAGAGGTAAAGGAAAAACTCACAGCCGAAGGGTTGGCCGAGGCATTCGAAGAGCTGGAAATCGTCAACGCGGCGAATACGGCACATTTGGATACTTATAAGGATTTCCTCTATCAACGATTGCAGCGCAAAGGTTTTGATGGGCAAGACGTGCACCGGCTTGCCGCGCGGGATCGTCATGTTTTTGCGGCATTGATGCTCGCGCATGGGCATGCTGATGGCATGGTGACTGGCGCTACGCGAAAATCGGCGCATATCCTGGAACTTATCAATCACGTTTTTGACGCCGAGCCGCATGACGGGGCCGTCGGCGTGACTGCCGTCCTACACAAAGGACGGATCGTGCTGATTGCCGATACCTTGGTGCACGAATGGCCGGACGAGAATGACCTTGCTGATATCGCCGAACGTGGGGCTTTTGTGGCAAGGGAACTC
This window harbors:
- a CDS encoding NADP-dependent malic enzyme — protein: MPKTKLTREDALQFHMHPAPGKWEIQATVPMTTQRDLSLAYSPGVAIPCEEIAADPATAYDYTNKGNLVAVISNGTAVLGLGNLGALGGKPVMEGKSVLFKRFADVNSIDIELDTEDPEEFIKAVRLMGPTFGGINLEDIKAPECFIIEQTLKEQMDIPVFHDDQHGTAVICAAGLLNALHLSGKKIEDVKIVLNGAGAAGIACLELLKAMGAKHDNCIMCDTKGVIYQGRTEGMNQWKSAHAANTKARSLDDAIKGCDVFLGVSAKGAVTQEMVSNMAQNPVIFAMANPDPEITPEDAHAVREDAIVATGRSDYPNQVNNVLGFPYLFRGALDIHARAINDEMKIACAEALAALAREDVPDEVAMAYGKKLSFGRDYIIPTPFDPRLIHRIPTAVAQAGMKTGVARRPIVDIEAYEANLKSRMDPTQSILRSLNARARANQSKLVFAEGDDPRVLRAAVLYQRSGMGKALIVGRDEEVKEKLTAEGLAEAFEELEIVNAANTAHLDTYKDFLYQRLQRKGFDGQDVHRLAARDRHVFAALMLAHGHADGMVTGATRKSAHILELINHVFDAEPHDGAVGVTAVLHKGRIVLIADTLVHEWPDENDLADIAERGAFVARELGLEPRVAFLSFSTFGYPVSERAEKMHKAPKVLDTRNVDFEYEGEMTVDVAMNVRAQENYPFQRLTGPANVLVVPARHSASISVKLMQEMAGATVIGPILSGIGKPVQICSTVSTVNDILNMAVIAACKVD